A single Amphiura filiformis chromosome 19, Afil_fr2py, whole genome shotgun sequence DNA region contains:
- the LOC140140370 gene encoding uncharacterized protein encodes MSFKATKCETLTITRKTKPLNHIYQVDGHSIVKSSKHKYLGVTINKHLDWKDHVLNITSSARSTLGVLRRNLSSCPIHVKTKAYQALVRPKMEFASAAWNPYSCEQVNALESVQRQAARFVYNNYERTASVTSMLQRLEWDSLATRRLLNQGTMFFKIHHGLVNIPSRL; translated from the coding sequence ATGAGCTTTAAAGCTACTAAATGCGAGACTCTTACCATCACCCGCAAGACCAAACCACTGAATCACATCTATCAGGTGGACGGTCACAGCATTGTTAAGTCATCGAAGCACAAATATCTTGGAGTTACAATTAACAAACATCTTGACTGGAAGGATCACGTCCTAAACATCACATCTAGTGCCCGTAGCACCCTGGGTGTATTGCGACGGAATTTGTCATCTTGCCCGATACATGTTAAGACCAAGGCTTACCAGGCTCTAGTGCGACCAAAAATGGAATTTGCTTCAGCTGCATGGAACCCGTATTCTTGTGAGCAGGTGAATGCTTTGGAGTCTGTCCAGCGTCAAGCTGCTAGGTTTGTTTATAACAATTACGAGCGAACCGCAAGTGTGACCAGTATGCTACAACGCCTTGAATGGGATTCCCTTGCCACCAGACGACTACTCAACCAGGGcaccatgtttttcaaaatccaccatgGACTTGTGAACATCCCTTCCCGACTGTAG